In Zingiber officinale cultivar Zhangliang chromosome 1A, Zo_v1.1, whole genome shotgun sequence, a genomic segment contains:
- the LOC122027059 gene encoding pentatricopeptide repeat-containing protein CRP1, chloroplastic-like, which produces MLLAPPPPPLPPPPPPLAAGRFLYPRLRPHLHFSSHASISHAASASTSVAASYESILASLDSRRYDFSPLLEFLSSSSASAPVSGGSAHEESPPISLDPLELRLAETYRAVPAFQWHALLKNLAVSTDTLPSAAALVTWLERHRLCFSSDLLYSILIHALGRHRCLDLALQFSSSAVPSPLTLNALISASALNGRPGQALQLLSLLRQHGFLSDHPNYTLILQSLLRSPDPPDPTLIENLLFDLLSTSLEPDARLLSDFVTAFAHAGDPDRSLSLLAATQSQGLTPKSSAIVALLSALGANGRVPEAEAVFLEFYSSGLKPSTRAYNALLKGYVKIGALKDAELIFQDMEHCGVSPNEATYSLLIDAYMSAGRWESAKILIKEMEENDVQPNSYVFSRILASLRDKGDWQKSFAILKEMRSNGIHPDRHFYNVMIDTFGKYNCLHHAMDAFDKMRLDGIKPDEITWNTLIDAHCKAGRHDKAIFLFEKMQESGSGCSPCTTTYNIMLNSLGEQGRWEELKEMFEVMKKQGLLPNVVTYTTLVDAYGKSGRFKEAIECLEAMKAGGMKPSPTMYNALVNAYAQRGLSEQAMNAFKVMRADGIRPSVLVLNSLINAFGEDRRVNEAFAVLEFMKESDLKPDVVTYTTLMKTLIRVEKFDMVPSVYEEMISSGCIPDRKARAMLRSALRYMKQIYMQ; this is translated from the exons ATGCTCCtcgcacctcctcctcctcctctgccgccgccgccgccgccgcttgcCGCCGGCCGCTTTCTATATCCCCGACTCCGTCCACACCTTCACTTCTCTTCTCATGCCTCCATCTCCCACGCTGCCTCCGCCTCAACCTCGGTCGCCGCATCTTACGAGTCAATTCTCGCCTCCCTCGACTCCCGCCGCTACGACTTCTCTCCGCTTCTTGAATTTCTCTCGTCCTCTTCTGCCTCTGCGCCCGTATCCGGAGGCTCAGCCCATGAGGAATCCCCTCCGATCAGCCTCGACCCCCTGGAGCTCCGACTCGCTGAGACTTACCGCGCAGTCCCTGCCTTCCAGTGGCACGCTCTCCTCAAGAACCTCGCCGTTTCGACCGACACCCTCCCCTCGGCCGCTGCGCTTGTCACTTGGCTCGAGCGACACCGCCTCTGCTTCTCCTCGGACCTCCTGTATTCCATCCTTATCCACGCCCTAGGCCGCCACCGCTGCCTTGACCTCGCCCTCCAGTTCTCCAGTTCCGCCGTGCCGTCGCCTCTAACGCTCAATGCTCTGATTTCCGCCTCTGCCCTTAATGGACGGCCCGGCCAAGCCCTCCAATTGCTCTCCCTCCTCCGCCAACATGGCTTCCTTTCGGATCACCCAAACTACACTCTCATCCTTCAGTCTCTCCTACGCTCTCCGGACCCGCCGGACCCCACCCTCATCGAGAACCTTCTATTCGATCTTCTATCCACTTCTCTCGAGCCTGATGCGCGTCTCCTATCGGACTTTGTGACTGCATTTGCTCACGCTGGTGACCCCGATCGATCTCTTTCATTGCTTGCTGCCACCCAATCTCAGGGACTTACCCCGAAATCATCAGCCATTGTCGCTCTCCTCTCCGCTCTTGGGGCCAATGGCCGAGTTCCAGAGGCGGAAGCTGTGTTCTTGGAATTCTACTCATCTGGGCTTAAGCCTAGCACCCGTGCCTACAATGCCCTGCTGAAAGGTTATGTAAAGATTGGAGCTTTGAAGGATGCGGAGCTAATTTTTCAAGATATGGAACATTGCGGGGTTTCTCCAAATGAAGCCACGTACAGCCTCCTGATCGATGCATATATGAGTGCTGGTCGTTGGGAGAGTGCTAAGATCTTGATCAAGGAGATGGAAGAAAATGATGTTCAACCCAATTCATACGTGTTCAGTCGGATTCTTGCGAGCCTTCGGGATAAAGGGGACTGGCAGAAGTCATTTGCCATTTTAAAGGAGATGAGAAGTAATGGAATCCATCCTGACCGTCATTTCTACAATGTAATGATTGACACTTTTGGCAAGTATAATTGCCTCCATCATGCAATGGATGCTTTTGATAAAATGAGGTTAGATGGGATCAAACCAGATGAAATTACATGGAACACATTGATTGATGCACATTGCAAAGCTGGAAGGCATGATAAGGCAATCTTTCTTTTTGAAAAGATGCAGGAGAGTGGGAGTGGGTGCTCACCTTGCACAACAACCTACAACATCATGCTTAATTCATTGGGCGAGCAGGGAAGGTGGGAGGAGTTAAAGGAAATGTTTGAGGTGATGAAAAAACAAGGGTTGTTGCCTAATGTGGTGACATACACTACACttgtagatgcatatggaaagTCAGGGAGGTTTAAAGAGGCAATCGAGTGCTTGGAGGCCATGAAAGCTGGTGGAATGAAGCCATCTCCTACTATGTATAATGCATTAGTGAATGCCTATGCACAGAGG GGTCTATCTGAACAAGCTATGAATGCATTCAAGGTCATGAGAGCAGATGGCATAAGACCTAGTGTTCTAGTCCTTAACTCATTAATCAATGCATTTGGTGAGGACCGAAGAGTTAATGAAGCTTTCGCTGTGCTGGAATTCATGAAGGAAAGT gATTTGAAGCCAGATGTTGTGACATATACAACTCTCATGAAGACTTTGATCCGTGTTGAGAAGTTTGATATG